The following coding sequences lie in one Acidobacteriota bacterium genomic window:
- a CDS encoding transcription antitermination factor NusB, with protein MKPGEGRRPVSRPAPPRRNLRALAARLLEEILGANQSLKGVVQREQARLTREDDRALLRELVAGPVRTLPFLDWAIKECTARGPERTQRELLHILRVGAYQILCLDRIPAYAAVHECVEAAKSLNPGAGGFVNGILRSLSEKRGSLLDARIHFPGAEGAALRNGAPLWLALRYERRFGEQGEALLRALAEPASTSILFMGTGAEARGLPILERQGFKLTAEAALPLTYRVDSGNPADSEAFALGLFYVMDPASQIPALLLPVPRGGRVLDLCAAPGGKTIRLALRTGDERRLVAADRNRRRLRQMAQNLRRLGFPFIRLVAAEAPGPLPFTGGWDGVLVDAPCSSLGTLRRNPEIRWQTTEADLARHGARQGRLLSAAADLVKPGGHLLYSVCSIEPEETLDPVQALLATRSDFVPEALKAPEALEPLLEPAGVGRAFVLPSKVPWDGFFVALLKRKGGRAKGSS; from the coding sequence GTGAAGCCCGGGGAAGGCCGGCGCCCGGTCTCCAGGCCGGCTCCCCCCAGGCGAAACCTCAGGGCCCTGGCGGCGCGCCTGCTCGAGGAGATCCTCGGGGCCAACCAGTCCCTCAAGGGAGTGGTCCAGAGGGAGCAGGCGAGGCTGACCCGGGAGGACGACCGGGCCCTCCTGCGGGAGCTGGTGGCGGGACCGGTCCGGACCCTTCCGTTTCTGGACTGGGCCATCAAGGAGTGCACCGCCCGGGGTCCGGAGCGGACGCAGAGGGAACTCCTCCACATCCTCCGGGTGGGCGCCTACCAGATCCTTTGTCTAGACCGAATCCCCGCCTACGCCGCGGTCCACGAGTGCGTGGAGGCCGCCAAGAGCCTGAACCCCGGCGCGGGCGGCTTCGTGAACGGCATCCTCCGCAGCCTTTCGGAAAAACGCGGGTCTCTCCTCGATGCCCGGATCCATTTTCCCGGGGCCGAAGGCGCGGCCCTTCGAAACGGGGCCCCGCTCTGGCTCGCGCTCCGGTACGAAAGGCGCTTCGGCGAGCAGGGCGAGGCGCTCCTCCGAGCCCTGGCCGAGCCGGCCTCCACCTCGATCCTGTTCATGGGCACCGGCGCGGAGGCGCGAGGACTGCCGATTCTGGAGCGCCAAGGATTCAAGCTGACCGCCGAGGCGGCCCTTCCCCTCACGTACCGCGTGGATTCGGGCAACCCCGCCGATTCCGAGGCCTTCGCGCTCGGCCTCTTTTACGTCATGGACCCGGCCTCCCAGATCCCCGCGCTCCTTCTCCCGGTTCCCCGCGGGGGGCGGGTCCTGGACCTGTGCGCGGCCCCCGGGGGAAAGACCATCCGTTTGGCCCTCCGAACCGGCGACGAACGGCGCCTGGTGGCCGCGGACCGCAACCGGCGGCGCCTCCGCCAGATGGCCCAGAATCTCAGGAGGCTGGGCTTCCCCTTCATCCGCCTGGTGGCGGCCGAAGCCCCCGGGCCCCTTCCCTTCACCGGAGGTTGGGACGGCGTCCTGGTGGACGCCCCGTGTTCCTCCCTCGGGACCCTGCGGCGAAACCCCGAGATTCGGTGGCAGACGACGGAGGCGGACCTGGCTCGCCACGGCGCCCGGCAGGGCCGTCTTCTCTCGGCGGCGGCGGACCTGGTGAAGCCCGGCGGACACCTCCTGTATTCAGTCTGCTCCATCGAGCCCGAGGAGACCCTCGACCCGGTTCAGGCCCTGCTCGCCACCCGGTCGGACTTCGTCCCTGAGGCGCTGAAGGCGCCCGAGGCGCTGGAGCCCCTCCTCGAACCGGCGGGGGTTGGACGGGCCTTCGTCCTGCCCTCGAAGGTTCCCTGGGACGGGTTCTTCGTGGCCCTGCTCAAGCGGAAGGGCGGGCGCGCCAAGGGGTCCTCCTGA
- a CDS encoding alpha/beta fold hydrolase, translating into MAFLESPSVRLRFEVEGAGPPLVLVPGWTLNLRLWDLVVPRLVEKFRVIRLDPRDAGLSIASPEAEYSRLADAEDAARLLDHLGIAAAHVAGHSRGARTAMVFAMAYPERTLSVACIGSAEPPPEGPAPFRSVASAWVREIRDIARTEGPGAVMDRLQAGRLFGKVRATADGIRLLRDAMEGYRAADLLSPVEPRVYDTARGLERLRAPVLFVAGDEDPFLEECRQAHRRIPGSRLEVLPRCGHMAPIERPDGLAAVLEAFALQSV; encoded by the coding sequence ATGGCTTTCCTGGAGTCCCCCTCCGTCCGCCTCCGCTTTGAAGTCGAAGGCGCGGGGCCGCCCCTGGTCCTCGTGCCGGGGTGGACGCTCAACCTGAGGCTCTGGGACCTCGTGGTTCCCCGCCTCGTGGAGAAGTTTCGCGTGATTCGACTGGATCCCCGGGACGCGGGCCTCTCCATCGCAAGCCCCGAGGCGGAATACTCCCGCCTGGCCGACGCGGAGGACGCGGCCCGCCTCCTGGACCACCTGGGAATCGCGGCGGCGCACGTGGCCGGGCACTCCCGGGGGGCGCGCACGGCCATGGTCTTCGCCATGGCCTACCCGGAGAGGACCCTCTCGGTGGCCTGCATCGGATCCGCCGAACCTCCGCCCGAGGGACCGGCTCCCTTCCGGTCGGTGGCCTCGGCCTGGGTCCGGGAAATCCGGGACATCGCGCGGACCGAGGGGCCGGGAGCGGTCATGGACCGGCTCCAGGCCGGGCGACTTTTCGGCAAGGTCCGGGCCACCGCGGATGGGATCCGCCTCCTCCGGGACGCCATGGAAGGCTACCGCGCCGCGGACTTGCTGTCCCCGGTGGAGCCGAGGGTCTATGACACGGCGCGGGGGCTCGAGCGGCTGAGGGCCCCGGTGCTCTTCGTGGCGGGGGACGAAGACCCCTTCCTGGAGGAGTGCCGCCAAGCCCACCGCCGCATCCCGGGCTCTCGCCTGGAGGTCCTTCCCCGTTGCGGGCACATGGCCCCCATCGAGCGCCCCGACGGCCTCGCCGCGGTCCTGGAGGCCTTTGCGCTGCAATCGGTCTAG
- the speB gene encoding agmatinase — MPEFYPNNFGGLPPEASSLASSRFVILPLPYEATTSYGKGTKLGPRAIIEASRNMELFDEEVGFEASGAGIHTTEDLYFHDAAPAAMVGTVREAVSHYLAQGKFVISLGGEHSLTWPAFDAHRAAHGEIGIVQIDAHADLRDTYEGTPFNHACVMRRVVEASAGTAQLGIRSLSREEADFLKEKGTWPVLWARECQEGEAWMDRALSGLPEKVYLTVDLDGFDPSLVPCTGTPEPGGLGWYPVLKFIRRLCRERRVVGADLMELAPDRIHFSADFLAARLAYKIIAYVQEAERNGR; from the coding sequence ATGCCGGAATTCTATCCCAACAACTTCGGGGGGCTTCCCCCCGAGGCCAGTTCCCTCGCCTCCTCGCGCTTCGTGATCCTTCCCCTTCCCTACGAAGCCACGACTTCTTACGGAAAAGGGACCAAGCTGGGCCCCCGGGCCATCATCGAAGCCTCGCGGAACATGGAGCTCTTCGACGAGGAGGTGGGCTTCGAGGCTTCCGGGGCCGGCATCCACACGACGGAGGACCTCTACTTCCACGACGCGGCCCCGGCCGCGATGGTGGGGACGGTTCGCGAGGCCGTTTCCCACTACCTGGCCCAGGGGAAGTTCGTGATTTCCCTGGGAGGGGAGCACAGCCTCACCTGGCCCGCCTTCGACGCCCACCGGGCGGCCCACGGGGAGATCGGCATCGTCCAGATCGACGCCCACGCCGACCTTCGGGACACCTACGAGGGGACCCCCTTCAACCACGCCTGCGTCATGCGGCGCGTGGTGGAGGCCAGCGCCGGCACGGCCCAATTGGGCATCCGCTCCCTCTCGCGGGAGGAGGCTGATTTCCTGAAGGAGAAGGGCACGTGGCCCGTCCTGTGGGCCCGGGAGTGCCAGGAGGGGGAGGCCTGGATGGACCGGGCCCTTTCAGGCCTTCCCGAAAAGGTCTACCTCACGGTGGACCTGGACGGTTTCGACCCCTCCCTCGTCCCCTGCACGGGCACCCCCGAGCCCGGCGGCCTGGGGTGGTACCCGGTCCTGAAGTTCATCCGGCGCCTCTGCCGGGAGCGAAGGGTGGTGGGCGCGGACCTGATGGAACTCGCTCCCGACCGGATTCACTTCTCGGCCGATTTTCTGGCGGCCCGGCTGGCCTACAAGATCATCGCCTACGTCCAGGAGGCCGAACGGAATGGCCGCTGA
- a CDS encoding cyclic nucleotide-binding domain-containing protein, giving the protein MALFSRSDRTDPLDLLRQGKFPEAAKVLEKRLAQSPDDLSVKLRLAEAYEGCNRRDEAARLYREEAESAMRSGQRAQATALLRKALRLFPEDAEILDRMRGIDGVREASAPAEAFSFDLEAPAEPPAPAVPPDVSREPPAESGFHESGEGIFATLHALMPDLSADDLGRLSALLRERTLSKGEVLVREGEAGGSLFIVSRGLFEVRGTFAGEELDLGTLGRGDVIGEVSLLHEVPRTATVTAVEPSVVLEMETDNVSRLLNERHDLRARLEAVVETRVRQTLDLLKKKDVGSDDDTQS; this is encoded by the coding sequence ATGGCCCTCTTTTCGAGATCGGACAGAACCGATCCCCTGGACCTCCTGCGCCAGGGGAAGTTCCCGGAGGCGGCGAAGGTCCTGGAAAAGCGGCTCGCCCAAAGCCCCGACGATCTGTCGGTGAAGCTCCGCCTGGCCGAGGCCTACGAGGGCTGCAACCGGAGGGACGAGGCGGCGCGGCTCTACCGGGAGGAGGCCGAGTCGGCCATGCGGAGCGGCCAGCGGGCCCAGGCGACGGCGCTCCTGCGAAAGGCCCTCAGGCTTTTTCCCGAGGACGCGGAGATCCTCGATCGGATGCGGGGGATCGACGGGGTCCGTGAGGCCTCGGCCCCCGCGGAGGCCTTCTCCTTCGACCTGGAGGCCCCGGCGGAGCCTCCGGCGCCTGCCGTTCCGCCCGATGTCTCCCGCGAGCCGCCCGCCGAATCGGGGTTTCACGAGTCGGGCGAAGGGATTTTCGCCACCCTGCACGCCCTCATGCCGGACCTGTCCGCCGACGACCTCGGGCGCCTCTCCGCGCTCTTGAGGGAGAGGACGCTCTCGAAGGGAGAGGTCCTGGTTCGGGAAGGGGAGGCGGGGGGATCGCTGTTTATCGTATCGAGGGGCCTCTTCGAGGTCCGTGGCACCTTCGCCGGGGAGGAACTCGACCTCGGGACCCTGGGGCGGGGCGATGTGATCGGGGAGGTGAGCCTGCTCCACGAGGTGCCCCGGACGGCCACGGTGACGGCCGTGGAGCCGTCGGTGGTCCTCGAAATGGAGACGGATAACGTCTCCCGCCTGCTGAACGAGCGGCACGATCTCCGCGCCCGTCTCGAAGCCGTCGTGGAAACCCGGGTCCGACAGACCCTGGACCTGCTCAAGAAAAAGGACGTCGGTTCGGATGACGATACGCAAAGTTGA
- the def gene encoding peptide deformylase has translation MTIRKVELYGSPVLREKARRVEEITPEIRTLMDDMAETMRFAGGAGLAANQVGEAVRVMVVDLGLEGGPENYTFFVNPEILEQSGESFREEGCLSFPKIFEKVRRPSHVRIRAQDREGKTFELDGDAYLAHALCHEIDHLDGVLILDRVSPLRRDILKRKIKKMIREGEWDNPYPNG, from the coding sequence ATGACGATACGCAAAGTTGAGCTGTACGGCTCGCCCGTCTTGAGGGAGAAGGCGAGGCGGGTGGAGGAGATCACGCCCGAGATCCGCACCCTGATGGACGACATGGCAGAAACCATGCGGTTCGCGGGCGGGGCGGGTCTCGCCGCGAACCAGGTGGGCGAGGCCGTGAGGGTGATGGTCGTGGACCTGGGTCTGGAAGGCGGTCCGGAGAATTACACCTTCTTCGTGAACCCGGAGATCCTGGAGCAATCGGGGGAGTCCTTCCGGGAAGAGGGGTGCCTCTCCTTTCCGAAAATCTTCGAAAAGGTCCGCCGTCCCTCCCATGTGAGAATCCGCGCCCAGGACCGGGAAGGGAAGACCTTCGAGCTGGATGGCGACGCCTACCTGGCCCACGCCCTGTGCCACGAAATCGATCACCTCGACGGCGTGCTCATCCTGGACCGCGTTTCTCCCCTCCGAAGAGACATCTTGAAGCGGAAAATCAAAAAGATGATCCGGGAGGGCGAATGGGACAACCCCTACCCGAACGGCTAG
- a CDS encoding alpha/beta hydrolase, whose translation MRSPPLSCLELGPRNAPPVLLVHGFPLDGRMWGAVSRLLAQRWRILVPDLRGFGTSPPAPERWGLEDCAGDLAEVVRTRGASPCAAVGFSMGGYVVLALAERAPDVLRGVALVDSKAGADGERVRRDRTAWAARVRAEGTAWLVEEMLPRLLHPANLEANPRLADDVRRIMAAQPAASVRAALLAMRDRPSREQVVERLGVPLEVLTGSADKLTTPEEGKALAGRAPLGVFHEIPGAGHLAPVERPAEVALHLEGFLSRVFGPAPQA comes from the coding sequence ATGCGGTCCCCGCCTCTTTCCTGCCTGGAGTTGGGACCTCGAAACGCCCCACCCGTCCTTCTGGTGCACGGTTTCCCTTTGGATGGGCGGATGTGGGGGGCCGTGTCCCGCTTGCTCGCCCAGAGGTGGCGGATCCTCGTGCCGGATCTGAGGGGCTTCGGGACGTCTCCGCCCGCCCCGGAGCGGTGGGGCTTGGAGGATTGCGCGGGGGACCTGGCGGAAGTGGTCCGGACGCGCGGGGCCTCGCCCTGCGCGGCCGTGGGGTTCTCCATGGGGGGCTATGTGGTCCTGGCGCTGGCCGAGCGCGCCCCCGACGTGCTCCGTGGGGTTGCCTTGGTGGATTCGAAGGCCGGAGCCGACGGGGAGCGGGTCCGTCGGGACCGGACCGCCTGGGCGGCCCGCGTGAGAGCCGAAGGCACGGCGTGGCTTGTGGAGGAAATGCTCCCTCGGCTCCTCCATCCGGCCAACCTGGAGGCGAACCCCCGCCTGGCGGACGACGTGAGGCGCATCATGGCGGCGCAGCCCGCGGCGTCGGTGAGGGCGGCTCTCCTGGCCATGCGAGACCGCCCCTCCCGGGAACAGGTGGTGGAGCGCCTGGGGGTTCCGCTGGAAGTCCTGACGGGGTCCGCCGACAAACTGACGACCCCCGAGGAAGGGAAGGCTCTGGCCGGACGGGCGCCCCTTGGGGTGTTCCACGAGATCCCGGGGGCCGGGCACCTGGCTCCCGTGGAGCGCCCGGCGGAGGTCGCGCTCCACTTGGAAGGGTTTCTTTCCAGGGTGTTCGGGCCGGCGCCCCAGGCGTGA
- the fmt gene encoding methionyl-tRNA formyltransferase encodes MGQPLPERLVFMGTPDFARASLRALLEAGLRPAAVFTQPDKAQGRGRKVAPPPVKVLAESEGLPVLQPASLKDPAAQEALRALEPDLIVVAAYGKILPKAVLEVPRFGCINVHASLLPRHRGASPVSHAIWEGDEVTGVSIMRMEEGLDTGPVYAQRAIPVPEGATTGTLTPVLAELGGRLLVEVLPGIVSGDLEPEAQDEAGATYAPRLRPEDGRLDFSQPARRLERQVRALSPWPGAFVTVRSERVKVERSLLGGSAPAEARPGEVVSGPPVSVACGDGRCLVLTDLQREGRRVLSSADLLRGFPVPPGTRLGE; translated from the coding sequence ATGGGACAACCCCTACCCGAACGGCTAGTCTTCATGGGGACGCCCGACTTCGCCCGGGCGAGCCTGAGGGCGCTCCTCGAGGCGGGGTTGAGGCCCGCGGCGGTCTTCACGCAGCCGGACAAGGCCCAGGGCCGCGGCCGGAAGGTCGCCCCACCGCCCGTAAAGGTCCTCGCCGAATCCGAGGGGCTGCCCGTCCTTCAGCCCGCCAGCCTCAAGGACCCCGCGGCCCAGGAAGCTCTCCGCGCCCTGGAGCCCGACCTCATCGTGGTGGCGGCGTACGGGAAGATCCTTCCCAAGGCCGTCCTCGAGGTCCCGCGCTTCGGATGCATCAACGTCCACGCCTCCCTCCTTCCCCGCCACCGGGGGGCTTCGCCGGTTTCCCACGCCATCTGGGAGGGGGACGAGGTGACGGGTGTTTCCATCATGCGCATGGAGGAAGGCCTGGACACGGGTCCGGTGTACGCCCAGAGGGCCATTCCCGTTCCGGAGGGGGCCACGACGGGGACGCTCACGCCGGTCCTCGCCGAATTGGGCGGACGTCTCCTGGTAGAGGTCCTTCCGGGCATCGTGTCGGGGGATCTGGAGCCCGAGGCCCAGGACGAGGCCGGGGCCACCTACGCGCCCCGCCTCCGTCCGGAAGACGGACGGCTCGACTTTTCCCAGCCGGCCCGGCGGCTGGAGCGCCAGGTGCGCGCGCTCTCCCCCTGGCCCGGCGCCTTCGTCACGGTCCGATCCGAGAGAGTGAAGGTGGAGAGGTCCCTTCTGGGCGGTTCCGCCCCGGCCGAGGCCCGGCCGGGAGAGGTGGTTTCGGGGCCGCCCGTCTCGGTGGCCTGTGGAGATGGCCGATGCCTCGTTCTGACGGACCTTCAAAGGGAAGGTCGCCGCGTCCTGTCCTCCGCCGACCTGCTTCGGGGGTTCCCCGTTCCTCCAGGAACGCGCCTGGGGGAGTGA
- a CDS encoding CDGSH iron-sulfur domain-containing protein, which translates to MAEPKIVQKAPFVQETEPGDHWWCACGLSAKQPFCDGSHKGTGHSPIRFTLEARKRVAWCGCKHSKTKPMCDGSHRDL; encoded by the coding sequence ATGGCCGAACCCAAGATCGTTCAGAAGGCCCCCTTCGTACAGGAGACCGAACCGGGCGACCACTGGTGGTGCGCCTGCGGCCTCTCGGCCAAACAGCCCTTCTGCGACGGGTCCCACAAGGGCACCGGCCACTCTCCCATCCGGTTCACCCTGGAGGCCCGCAAGCGGGTGGCCTGGTGCGGCTGCAAGCACTCCAAAACCAAGCCCATGTGCGATGGGAGCCACAGGGACCTCTGA